In Candidatus Thermoplasmatota archaeon, the genomic window GGGCGTAAGAATCGTTTTCCAGGGCTGGAAAAGACTTCTTTCGTGATGAGACCGGTGAGACCTCACTGCGCAGCGATTGAGACTCTCTTCTCGTCCTTGTCGAACAAGATCCTCTGCGCCAGCTCGCCAAAGACCCTCCCCACGTTCTCTCCCGTCTTGGCACTAGTGAAGATGTAGGGGGAACCCAAGCTCTTCGAGCACTTCACCACAGCCGATCTCTCGATTTCGAACCGATCCTCAAGATCCATCTTGTTCACCAAGATGTAGGTAGGAACCTTCCCCGCAACGTCGAAAACGGAGGAGGTCCAACCATCAATACTGCTCAGAGTTCCATTCCTGGTCACGTCGCACACTACCAAG contains:
- a CDS encoding GTP-binding protein, with amino-acid sequence MGKTSLVRRFVLDQFDDEYVRTIGAKVSKKEVFLPLSKNRRMRVDMMIWDIIGERNVAELYMESQFEGMQGILVVCDVTRNGTLSSIDGWTSSVFDVAGKVPTYILVNKMDLEDRFEIERSAVVKCSKSLGSPYIFTSAKTGENVGRVFGELAQRILFDKDEKRVSIAAQ